Within Aspergillus oryzae RIB40 DNA, chromosome 2, the genomic segment tGCACGCCCGTCGtgtctttgtttcttccctttcttctcccttcctttcttttccatttcttcaaTGCCACCCTTCGCCCTAGAGATTCTGTTCTAATACCCTGGCTGTATTTCCTGTTCTTTTGTATGGCCggtttctttgctttggttTAAGTTTGCTTGTCACTTGCTCTTTATGTTTCGTTCAAATACAACAACATATACACGATCTTTCATTGGTGTCTATatctgttttccttcttttgttcaTGCTTTTGGCTATGAAAACTCCGTGTCACATTACAACAAAGGTGATAAATAAAGCTTCCTATGACAAATTCAAGTTGTATTATTTGCTAAGAACCTGAGGAAGCATATAGACAGCATAAACAGACATTTCTGAAATGATATGCACAATCCGGGCGCGCGAACGTCTGCAGAAAACAACTGGGATAGCACAATCGTTGTACTTAAATAGATTggggaaaagggaagattGCCGGACTGCAGATGGTTCATCGACACCCCAAGCTCAGCGATGCGTTGTTCATCGGTCCGATCCTCGACTCAGTCTTCGCAGTCGCCGTAATCAGTTGCGCCATGAATGTCAGACCCCGACCCTGGAAACGCCACAAACCTAGCCCCATGAAACATTGAAcagacgaaaaagaaatgacGCTGCTGATGCGAGGCAGTCACGCTCACAATGTCGAATAGCGGATTCAGGAATGATCGCACGCAACCCTAAACGTGGAAAAGGAAACTAGAAAGAACAAATTCATTTACACATCGTCCATCGTACCGGCTGGTTCTTCCCCGCCGGATTCGTAGCTGCCCGCGGAACTCAGTTCATCTTCAGACTCTGTGTCTTCTCCGGCATCGTCGACGGCCTCTTTGCTAGCGTACTTTGCCACGTATTCTGTGATTATGAGTATATAGTGCATGTCCAATGTTTTTGTGGATAACCTACCCTTCACCTTGGCCTCGTAACTCTTAGGTTCCCTCATCAGCATTGCGGCAGCTTCACCGTTTAGCGGGTCCGATGGGTTCGGATAGCGCAGGAGTTGTGGAAGGAAGACCTCAAAGATGTTGATCATGTCGTACATCGGTGACCATGTTTGGTTGATGACATCCAGGCAAACCGATCCGGAACTAAGAGACAAAGATTAGTGTCCGCCTTTcaggaaggtgaaaagaagCGTCTTACAGCTCGTCAATGTTGGGGTGGAATATCCGATTTACGAACCCGATACTAGGGCTCTTGTAGGGGTATTGGTCGGGTAACTCGACGTGGATCTTCCAGTGACCACCGGAGAAAGGTGCTGTGTCGCTGTAAGTAAAAGACATAGGCGCCTGGGTATCCAAATACCTACTTTCCTCAGGGCCTTTGAAGCGGACATAAAATTCTTGCCTATCAAAACCCTATTGTAAATAACTATGCCCTAGAGCTCGATTTCAGGGAAAAGACGGAACATACACTAAATGCAATAGTTAGCCTAGGGAAATCCGGTGGCAAAACACAAGAGACACTTACTATTATCATTGACTAGGGTCACCTCATAGTCACTCATCAACCTAAGCAACTATCAGCACACCAAAATCTATaatctttgtctttgtcttctttgtgACGTATGTAGTTATTCGACAGGACTGAGCAAAGGACATGCGATAAGAAATAAGATCGGAAGGAGCGCGTACATCCTGCCCAAGAGTTAGTTATAGACCAACAGAGATCATTTGAAGGCATAGCAGCATACTTCATGACCTATATTGAGGAAGGAAATCCATGTTAGCCATCCTTCCTTGTTTGAACTGTAACACCTTATGCGCGCTAATCGACTCACATCGGTCTCAATTCTCCGCTTTGGGCTACTCATTTTGAAAAGATAATTGGTTTTTTTGACGCAACCTGAAAGTTGGCAGCCCTGTAGCGTGTAGCTTAAGTTTCAATATCGAATTGTTCGGTACTGTCGGGGTCGAAATAGTCCGCAGGGTTGAAGCGGGGAAGTAAATGAACGAGCGGGGCAGATGGAATGGGAGATGTAGGACTTGGTCGACAATATAAGTCGAAGCTagcaagaaaaggggagTGATGAAGTGGTGATTGAAGAGAAATATATCAGCACGCGATCAGAGAGAGCACAGAAAGAGGGTGTATTTAAGAAGGGGAGACTGAAAGAGCAGAGTGGCAGCGGTACTTGTTAAGTAGTATGAGTGGTTGACCGATGATGGCACCATGAATGCCTGGACCCGCAGGCCGAAAATTGGTCAGTCACTCGCCGCCGGTCATGTGCCACGCCGCCGACCGCCCATGACTCAGCACGTCTTCTCTAGTAATTCTACTCAATATTGTATGTAGTGTACCTAAGGCACTAAGTATATGCCTGTATCATGTCGCCTGCAGACGATCAGGTAGCAAAGTCATCTGGCGACTAAATCAGGTAGATTTCGCTATGCATATAGCCCAGACCGGGTCAATCAAGGCCAAAAATTAGTCACCCGTAGAAGCCTTATTAGGTTTGGGTAGAAGTCCAATTACTATCCAACCCGGGGCACTGTCATGATACTACAGTACCTGTTTGGACTGTAGACTGTATTGGTTGGAAAGCCAATCCAAATCAGACTTATCCATGGTAGAAATGAATAGCGTATACCAAAAAGCACTAGTAGCACTGAGTTACAGTATTATTGAAGGGAATCCAGCTAGTGATCTGCAGACGGCGAAACAGCCGATGGATCTCCTTTAGGGTTGACTCCGCAGGACATCACCGCCGTCGTGCTTTAATTGGACCGATCCGAGTGATAATTGCCTGAGGCGTCCGACGTCATTTGGGTCCCCATTGGAGACAACACCAACATTTATCGCCGTCACCgctactactactgtatCGCCTTCTATCTCACTCTCCCCTTCCGTATCCTACCCGTTTTAACACCGGAAGGCTCCACTAATCAATACGATCTGTGGTCCGTCCTTGTCATTAGCCTTTCATCAAAATGGACCCCTCATCTCCGCAACACCCCTCTCAGGACTCCCCGAGACCGACCCAGAATTTGTCCGCCGGTTCGCGGGCGAGTCTGAGCCATCGACCCGCCAGTCGGAAGCAAAGCTCAGACTCTACATCCAATAATAAGAATGCTCCCATTCCAGATGATGAACATGGGGCGGATATGCCCCTGACCATGTCCGCTTCGGTGGTGTTAACCAGCCTACCGCGTGATGCCCATCAAGCGCTGGCAGATGCCGAGGCCGTTGATAAGGGGAAAGGTAAGCGTAGACCAGTTGATAAACAtaattctctttctgtaAACAATAATCTTATGATAATTGGTCCTTCCTGTCTTTTTGTAATTTCTACCTTCCGCTATACCTAGGCCTTATAAACGAGTTTTGCCACTTCTAACACTCTTAATAGTTACAGTCCGCTTCCAACCTCTGGCTTCAGCGCCCATACTGAAAAACAAGGTTTTCAAAATCAGTGCCTCCCAGAAATTTGAGACTGTCGTCAAGTTCCTCAGAAAGAAATTAGATTGCAAAGAGACGGATTCTGTTTTCTGTTATGTCAATAGCGTCTTTGCGCCGGGGCTGGATGAGGGTGTCGGGGGCTTGTGGAGAGTAAGTATACGatgttctttgctttgaatCGTGATTTTTACCTGCGATATCTTTGCTGTTGGATTAACTTGGTTTGTATAGTGCTTTAAGGTTGATGATCAATTGATTGTCTCATACTCCATGACGCCTGCGTTTGGGTGACGACTTATGATGGCCCTTACCAATATATTGGATTACAGATATATCCAATCCAACGAACAAAAATGATGCAAAGGAAAGCTGGCTGGTATTGAGGCTCTTCAAAGATTGAGCGAGAACATAGAGAACAGCCAGCTGGGTTCTCCCACAACCAAACAATCATGACAATATTGATGAGgtatcactaaaaccatGCCGGACATGAGAAATGCAAGCTAGAATGCTTCAACATGAGGAACAAATGCGAGAACATAATCCAAAAGTagacgagaaggaagatagGATCATGGTTTACTGATCCAGCTTGTCAACCACTTTTTCAAACTCCGCCAGCTCCTCCTTGGGGATGGGATAAGTGTACTCTTCCGAAGGGTACACCCGGGATTTCACTTCCTCACGATATTGCTGGATACCTTTAAATGCTTCACCCCAGACGTCGGCGTACCTTTTAACGAACTTGGGAAGGAATCGGCCAGGAGGGAAATTGCCGGTCATGTCAATCTGAACAAGAACCTGTCCGGAGCAGCCATTGCCGGCACCAATGCCAATTGTTGGGACGCGAAGCTTCTTTGTAATAATTGCAGCAATTTCAGCAGGCACAGCCTCTAGAACCATCATGAAAGCGCCTGCTTCCTGCACAGCCATGGCATCTTTCAGCAGTTTGAGAGCCCCGGCGGTAGATTTTCCTTGAACTCTGAAACCTCCAAGTGCATTCTGGCGTTGAGGAGTGAGACCAATGTGACCGACAACAGGGATTCCAGCCTGCGTGATGCGTTTGATCGTCGGCGCCATCTCCGCACCCCCTTCAAGTTTGATACCCTGCATACGCCCCTCCTTAATAATCCGAATAGCCGATTGAAGACCCTGCTCTGGCGACACCTCATAAGAGCCCATGGGAAGATCAGCAATCTGTAGAGTCACACAACCGTCAGTCGATAGCCAAGCCTTAGTGGGAATATCCCAAACCACGAACCGTAAAAGCACTCTTAGAAGCCCGCGCCACGCTCCTGCAATGCAGCAGCATCTCTTCCATAACCACCTCACTAGTATCCTCCATACCCAGTGCCACCATAGCCAAGCTATCCCCAACCAAAATCATCTCCATTCCAGCAGCCTCCGCAATATGCCCACTCGGAAAATCATGGGCAGTAAGCATGGTGATCGGCTCTCCTTTCTTGTGTAGATTCCGTAATGTCTGCAAAGTcaccttcttcctgggaTTCGTCGTCGTAGCCCCCATCGGCGAATGAGAACTGTGTCGAACTGAATGTGCACATTGCGCCGGCCCACGACTTATCGAACTGTTCACAACGGCTAAAAAAGGCTTAATCATAGAAATATGCGTTGAGCGAGATACAATACTCCTAGAGACAGACCGCAACGGCAGCATCAATTGAGCTGCAGCTCTAGAAGACGCCATGGTAGCAAGTAATATTTGTACAAGCAAAAACCGATGTGTCAATTGAAGACGGAAGACAGACACAGGGGCGGAGGTCCAAGATCGAGGTTGTTTCACAAGAGGCAAAAAACCCAAGGATCCAAAAGCGGCAAAGTCAAAGCCAATTGAGTGTATGAGAGGACTGAACGGAAGAAGAGTGGCGTCACTACCCGTTAGAAGGGTTACTATAAAAAAACAATGAAATTTGCCTCCACTCTATGTATGGCGTatcatgtatgtactactgtACTGGAAAGTAGCAGATCAATGATCAATTAGAGTCATGAAAAGGCTTCAATGTGAATGTTTACATCCCTCTACAGCGGTCCCTTTCACCGAGGTTCGCAGTTTATATTAAAGACAGACGTGCTGGTTTATGCAGCGTAGTCCGCAGAATCCCCagatttgttcctttctGCCGGATGTTAGGGCTACGGTTAAGTTTTCGTTGGGTCTTTATCAAGCTCGGTGACGTATTCTCAGTGCCGATTGGTTGGTGACGTGCAGACTCCGTTTGTTCTTCCGCCGGACAATCAACTTCTTCCGGGCCGAGCTTCACGGGAGGCCGAGGCTGTTCGGATAGGGTTTTGATGTTATGTGATCTTCGAACTACAAAATGTACGCAAGTCTTAAGATATCAACTTGAATAGAATGTAATTTTATTCATGGACCTGAGGACCACATAAGTCCAACATTATTGGTCCGGTCTAGCTTGGTCGAGCGCTAAATAGAAGTATTAGGCTATGCCAGCTAACAATACTCacgagaaaggaaaactCCACCCCAACCCAGGGCATTCGAGCCTTAAGTCATGCAACCCCATGAACACATCCACCCATGAGTTTAATCAACAAacgaacaaaggaaaagggtGTATAGAGAAGAGGGTTCGAAAAATTAATGAACCAAATGAATACCAATGCAATATTTCCTTTCGAGACAGCATAAGGTCTCTCAATGCGATACATGTACTGAATGGTGAATGCtttcaaaaagaaactccGTGTCACCTATCACCACGCCAGTCACTCccgtagaaaagaaattttgttttctttttttttgtttttcctttgtttacCCCTTGTTGTCATGGTTTCCAGAAGGGTAGCTGGCAAGGCCGTTAGCTGTCGTTCGTCATCAAGTCCATAGGACGACAAGGATAATGCAGGCGACAATCCAAGGACGCCGGCCAAGTGAATAATGCAATCGACAATAAGGTACAGTAGGCagaaagttgaagaaaaatgctgatagagaaagaaacccAGTATAGGTGTAAAAATGGAGAATGAGTGACGTGGAGCCAAGGGCAGCCAAAGGCAATCGCTACCCCCAAGAGCAAGGATACGAGGGCAAATTGCATATACGCCACTACTACCGAGACTCGACCTTCCAAGCCCGCACGGGGATTTCCGCATAATCATCATTATTGAGTGTCACAGAACCAAGATAAGAATGCAAGAAGCGGATTGAACGTGGCCGAGTACCCAGCAGGGTTGCTTTGTACGCATACTTCGTTTCGGTCTGAAGAAGCCTGAGCACAGTGAATATTATGCTAAACGTACTCATATTCATCCTTGACTGGGCGTTGTAGCTGGAAGAGTAGCGAGTCTAGTTCTGCCCAGTTTGCGCTGTTGGTCGCGAACTTGCGGTGTTTTCTTGTCATAACATGCTGCAACAGAAGTTAATACCTTGCTTCCATTCACCCTCTGTATTAGCGGCTCACCTCTTCGAAATCGTCAAACTTATCCCTGCAATTTTCACAATAGCCTGGTTTCGggtctctccttctctccttcttcttttgacAGGTACCTTTTCGTATGCTGTTTCGCCGTTTTCCAGCATCATTGCTCTCCGATTGGGTGGTTTCCTCTTCAATGACGTTCCCGAGCTTCTCAGGCGGGTCTAACCTGCTCTGCCGATTGCCTTgactcttcgtcatcttcagcgCCGCTGTAGCATCTGTAGCCCGGTACGATGAAGGGCCCGTGCCAGTAGAGTATCCCCCATTGCTCTTTTCGAGGACTTTTCTCTTTAGCTCATGGACCTCTTTGCTTATGCCAGCTTTTGCACCAGGCGCCGCGGCAGTAGAGGACACCATCTGGGAACGGATAGCAGAAGTGATGTTCGATGGTTGCATACCTGACGCCGCGGGTTCGCGACCACCAGTATAGAATCGCTCGCCACAATTGAGCTGCGGAGGAACAAAGCTTTCAGAGCTTTTCTTCGGGGATAACGGTCGGGTTGGCTGCATCTCCTGCAATTCTGGCTGTCTACGCTGAGATacagcctcctcatcaacatcTTGAGGGCTATACTCTTTTTTAGGTGCGCGATCAGCTGCTTTCTCAATGGCATATTCGGGAACATTTGTTCTTGGAACCTGAGCCTCTTGGGTAGGGGCAGCCTTTGAAGcagcctttttcttctcttgttgacgCGCCCGCTGCCTTTCCAACTCCTTCTTTGTAGGAGGTTCATCGATAAAGGGACATTTCCCCAGCGGTGCACTTCTGAATTGTGGCCAAATACCGTCTTGTCGTCTTACAACTTTCGGGTACTCGCGAACCATAACAGGCCTGGTCTTCTCATCCATGTCATGAACATAGACAAATGGGCCTTTGAACATGACCAAATCCTTCAATACGGAGAGGGGGTTACGGTCAGAAGAGCCGTTAAGCTCATTCTGAAGAACTTGTGAAAGGTCTGCCTCGCCTCTACCCCTAGAATGCCCACCGCCGACATGGCTGTTTCGGGTCGAATGGCCACTATGGCCACCAATGTCACCATCATTGATCGTGGCGATCATCCGTTGAAGTTTCTCAATAGCCCATATTTTCATTCCCATCTGACGAGCCCTATATAAGACATCCATATTGCTCTGCTCACGCCGCACGTCATTCTTGAGTGACATATGTAGGTGCCCATCAGGATTTTTCTCAAGTAATGACGGGTTAACCGTCTGCAGAGTGCCATCTGCAGCAGCTTGGTCGACCGATTCCGTATTGACCTCCGCCGGGCTCGCCACGTCGGTTTCCGGAGGGATAGGGCGCGACGTGACAACATGTGTTACTAAACGCGAGAAGAATTTCTCCTCATGCTACGTACTCTTGTTAGCATTATGAAAACAACCGTAGACAAGGTGATTGGGTCCAGTGACGGCCTTAGGACATTCCCTCTCGTGAGTGTAGTCCAATGCCTAGCCACTATGCCCGGGGAACATCCTAAATCGACTTACAGCTCCCAATGCAAGAACTTGTCGCGAGCATTTGCTGCGCAGATCCTCTGGAATACTGTCGAAATAGAAGACGAACTGGGGGAAAGCCTTCCGATAATGCCTCTGCCATTGCCGTATAGAATCGATGGTTTCCGCCGATGGTCTTTCATGTCTAGTCCCTCTAAGCTGGGATTGtctttctttatccctcACAGCGACCAGTTTCTTCTCAAAAGCACTTGGCTGGGCATTATTCGTACGACGTGTGAAGAGCTTGGAGTCTGCGTTCTGGAAAGTAGCAGGTCTGATACGGGTTGGTGACCGACTGTCGCCTTCTGCCCCGTCAATCACTTGCTTTTTGGGCGGTGGCTGGCCGTAAGGGATATCGACGGGTGCATTTGTGGTTCGAGGGCGTTTGGCAGGCACGAGGCCTGCCCTATGGGGGGAGTTAGTAGCATTCGGCACGTTTGCGAGTGGTCGGCGAGTCGACATGTTCAGGGAGGTCCGAGGTGAAGGGGGTATGAATACTGCTGCCATATGGTAACAATACACAAAGCAGAGTAATAGTTGGTTAGCTGTTGGTGAAGACGCCTGCAAAAGAGGGGTACTCCAGGCCGAGCACGCGATGTACTACACGTCTCGAAGGTTAAATCACAAAGACGCCATTGTTCACACGCGATAAGTTGGCAATGAGGTAGGGAGCGTGGTAGTTAAAGGTCAAGACAAGACGCAGACCTGTTTCCTCTGAGAGGAGGTGACTGACAGGTATAGTCAGGTCAAAGGGACATGGGAGAGTGGAGTGGAGGTTCGAGGTGAAAAGAGGCTGTAAGTgatggaagtggaagaagactaAGCGTGTCAGGGAGAGTTAGTGGAGCCCGTACGGT encodes:
- a CDS encoding E2 ubiquitin-conjugating protein UBC8 (ubiquitin-protein ligase), with translation MSDYEVTLVNDNSKQEFYVRFKGPEESRYLDTQAPMSFTYSDTAPFSGGHWKIHVELPDQYPYKSPSIGFVNRIFHPNIDELSGSVCLDVINQTWSPMYDMINIFEVFLPQLLRYPNPSDPLNGEAAAMLMREPKSYEAKVKEYVAKYASKEAVDDAGEDTESEDELSSAGSYESGGEEPAGTMDDV
- a CDS encoding ubiquitin-like protein ATG12 (predicted protein), which produces MDPSSPQHPSQDSPRPTQNLSAGSRASLSHRPASRKQSSDSTSNNKNAPIPDDEHGADMPLTMSASVVLTSLPRDAHQALADAEAVDKGKVTVRFQPLASAPILKNKVFKISASQKFETVVKFLRKKLDCKETDSVFCYVNSVFAPGLDEGVGGLWRCFKVDDQLIVSYSMTPAFG
- a CDS encoding 3-methyl-2-oxobutanoate hydroxymethyltransferase ECM31 (ketopantoate hydroxymethyltransferase); the protein is MASSRAAAQLMLPLRSVSRSIVSRSTHISMIKPFLAVVNSSISRGPAQCAHSVRHSSHSPMGATTTNPRKKVTLQTLRNLHKKGEPITMLTAHDFPSGHIAEAAGMEMILVGDSLAMVALGMEDTSEVVMEEMLLHCRSVARASKSAFTIADLPMGSYEVSPEQGLQSAIRIIKEGRMQGIKLEGGAEMAPTIKRITQAGIPVVGHIGLTPQRQNALGGFRVQGKSTAGALKLLKDAMAVQEAGAFMMVLEAVPAEIAAIITKKLRVPTIGIGAGNGCSGQVLVQIDMTGNFPPGRFLPKFVKRYADVWGEAFKGIQQYREEVKSRVYPSEEYTYPIPKEELAEFEKVVDKLDQ
- a CDS encoding protein serine/threonine kinase activating protein nimO (protein kinase essential for the initiation of DNA replication) gives rise to the protein MAAVFIPPSPRTSLNMSTRRPLANVPNATNSPHRAGLVPAKRPRTTNAPVDIPYGQPPPKKQVIDGAEGDSRSPTRIRPATFQNADSKLFTRRTNNAQPSAFEKKLVAVRDKERQSQLRGTRHERPSAETIDSIRQWQRHYRKAFPQFVFYFDSIPEDLRSKCSRQVLALGAHEEKFFSRLVTHVVTSRPIPPETDVASPAEVNTESVDQAAADGTLQTVNPSLLEKNPDGHLHMSLKNDVRREQSNMDVLYRARQMGMKIWAIEKLQRMIATINDGDIGGHSGHSTRNSHVGGGHSRGRGEADLSQVLQNELNGSSDRNPLSVLKDLVMFKGPFVYVHDMDEKTRPVMVREYPKVVRRQDGIWPQFRSAPLGKCPFIDEPPTKKELERQRARQQEKKKAASKAAPTQEAQVPRTNVPEYAIEKAADRAPKKEYSPQDVDEEAVSQRRQPELQEMQPTRPLSPKKSSESFVPPQLNCGERFYTGGREPAASGMQPSNITSAIRSQMVSSTAAAPGAKAGISKEVHELKRKVLEKSNGGYSTGTGPSSYRATDATAALKMTKSQGNRQSRLDPPEKLGNVIEEETTQSESNDAGKRRNSIRKGTCQKKKERRRDPKPGYCENCRDKFDDFEEHVMTRKHRKFATNSANWAELDSLLFQLQRPVKDEYEYV